A section of the Castanea sativa cultivar Marrone di Chiusa Pesio chromosome 12, ASM4071231v1 genome encodes:
- the LOC142619932 gene encoding poly [ADP-ribose] polymerase 1: MASLGTVVQKPWKAEYAKSSRSSCKTCKTPIDKEVLRLGKMVQATQFDGFMPMWNHASCILRKAKQIKSIDDVEGIELLRWEDQQKIRKYVEGGGPSTPDTSAVPTAQYGIEVSQTSRATCKHCSQKIMKGEVRISTKPDGQGARGLMWNHANCFLELSPSTQVEKLSGWESLSASDQAVICALTKKVPSTAKSGTKVEIQENKELLQQSTSKAGVKRKKEVCGDQKPKAAKAIGDMSASTAACMENVADSRNEHSKASDLESKLETQTKELWALKDDLKKYLSTAELREMLEANGQDLTGSELDLRERCADGMMFGALATCPLCSGSLCYSGGMYRCRGFLSAWSKCSYSTGEPERLKGKWKVPEETNNQYLSKWFRSQKGTKPVRILPASSFNNPSGSQATNSPSQSTKSESLGDLRVAVSGMPKESMEEFKRKIEGAGGLVHTKIKKDTNCLVVSGVLDDQNAETRKARRMKLPIVREDYLADCIKRQKKLPFDLYKVEAIGEASSMVTVKVKGRSAVHESSGLQDTGHILEDGKSIYNTTLSMSDLSTGVNSYYILQIIQDDKGSDCYVFRKWGRVGNEKIGGSKLEEMSKSDAIREFKRLFLEKTGNPWEAWEKKQNFQKQPGRFFPLDIDYGVNKQVPKKRQNDVESKLAPAVVELMKMLFNVETYRAAMLEFEINMSEMPLGKLSKSNIQKGFEALTEIQNLLNSNAHNPSVKESLIVDASNRFFTVIPSIHPHIIRDEDDFKSKVKMLEALQDIEIASRLVGFDADSDDSLDEKYMKLHCDVAPLPHDSEDYRLIEKYLLTTHAPTHTEWSLELEEVFSLEREGEFDKFAPYREKLKNRMLLWHGSRLTNFVGIISQGLRIAPPEAPATGYMFGKGVYFADLVSKSAQYCFTDKKNPVGLMLLSEVALGEIYELKKAKYMDKPPEGKHSTKGLGKNIPLESEYVKWRDDIVVPCGKPVPSKVKASELMYNEYIVYNTARVKMQFLLKVRFHHKR, translated from the exons atgGCGAGCCTAGGAACAGTAGTTCAGAAGCCATGGAAAGCGGAATACGCGAAGTCATCGCGATCGTCGTGCAAGACATGCAAGACTCCCATCGACAAAGAGGTCCTCCGCCTCGGCAAAATGGTCCAAGCCACCCAATTCGATGGCTTCATGCCC ATGTGGAATCATGCTAGTTGCATACTGAGGAAAGCAAAGCAGATAAAATC TATTGATGATGTTGAAGGCATTGAGTTGCTTCGTTGGGAAGATCAGCAGAAGATCAGAAAGTATGTTGAGGGGGGTGGACCCTCGACCCCGGATACAAGTGCTGTCCCTACTGCACAATATGGTATCGAAGTTTCACAAACTTCTCGTGCTACCTGCAAGCACTGCAGCCAGAAGATTATGAAAGGAGAG GTTCGGATATCCACCAAGCCTGATGGCCAAGGAGCTAGGGGCTTGATGTGGAACCATGCCAACTGCTTCTTGGAACTTTCTCCATCTACTCAAGTGGAGAAGTTGTCTGGATGGGAGAGCCTCTCAGCTTCTGACCAGGCAGTCATCTGTGCTCTTACTAAGAAGGTTCCATCTACTGCAAAGAGTG GCACTAAAGTTGAGATACAAGAGAATAAAGAACTCCTGCAACAATCAACTTCCAAAGCTGGCGTAAAACGTAAAAAAGAAGTTTGTGGTGATCAGAAGCCAAAGGCTGCTAAGGCTATAGGAGACATGTCAGCAAGTACGGCTGCATGTATGGAGAATGTTGCGGACTCCAGGAATGAACATTCAAAAGCTTCTGATTTGGAGAGTAAACTAGAGACCCAAACTAAAGAACTGTGGGCTCTGAAAGATgatcttaaaaaatatttgtcaaCAGCAGAGTTGCGTGAAATGCTTGAAGCCAATGGGCAAGATTTGACAGGATCAGAACTTGATTTGCGTGAGCgctg TGCTGATGGCATGATGTTTGGAGCACTTGCTACCTGCCCACTTTGTTCTGGTTCTCTTTGTTATTCTGGAGGCATGTATCGGTGCCGTGGGTTTTTATCAGCATGGAGCAAGTGTTCTTACTCTACTGGTGAACCTGAACGTCTGAAAGGGAAGTGGAAAGTCCCAGAAGAAACCAATAATCAATATCTCAGCAAG TGGTTTAGATCACAAAAGGGTACCAAACCTGTTCGGATATTGCCTGCATCATCATTTAACAATCCTTCTGGAAGTCAAGCTACTAATAGCCCATCCCAATCAACAAAGAGTGAAAGTTTGGGAGACTTAAGGGTTGCTGTATCGGGAATGCCTAAGGAATCCATG gaggaatttaagagaaaaattgaGGGGGCAGGTGGACTTGTTCATACCAAGATCAAGAAAG ATACTAACTGCTTAGTTGTGAGTGGAGTGCTGGATGATCAAAATGCTGAGACGAGGAAGGCAAG GAGGATGAAGTTACCAATTGTTCGGGAGGATTATCTGGCTGATTGCATCAAAAGACAAAAGAAGCTTCCATTTGATTTGTACAAAGTTGAAGCCATTGGTGAGGCCTCTAGCATGGTCACTGTCAAAGTAAAAGGGCGAAGTGCTGTGCATGAATCTTCTGGCCTGCAAGACACAGGTCACATACTTGAGGATGGGAAAAGCATCTATAATACGACATTGAGTATGTCTGACTTATCAACTGGTGTTAACAG TTATTACATCCTCCAAATAATCCAAGATGATAAAGGTTCAGATTGCTATGTGTTCCGTAAATGGGGTCGagtgggaaatgaaaaaatcGGAGGAAGCAAATTGGAAGAAATGTCAAAATCAGATGCAATTCGCGAATTCAAACGTTTGTTTCTTGAGAAGACTGGGAACCCGTGGGAGGCATgggaaaaaaagcaaaattttcaGAAACAACCTGGAAGATTTTTCCCATTGGATAtt GACTATGGAGTTAACAAACAGGTGCCTAAGAAAAGACAGAATGATGTGGAGAGCAAACTTGCTCCTGCTGTAGTTGAATTGATGAAGATGCTCTTTAATGTGGAAACATACAG AGCTGCCATGCTGGAATTTGAGATTAATATGTCAGAAATGCCATTGGGAAAACTGAGCAAAAGCAATATCCAAAAGG GGTTTGAGGCATTAACTGAAATACAGAATCTACTAAATAGTAATGCTCATAATCCTTCTGTCAAGGAAAGCTTGATTGTTGATGCCAGCAATCGTTTTTTCACTGTGATCCCTTCCATTCATCCGCATATTATTAGAGATGAGGATGATTTTAAGTCAAAG GTTAAAATGTTAGAAGCTCTCCAGGATATTGAAATAGCTTCCAGATTAGTAGGTTTTGATGCTGATAGTGATGACTCCCTAGATGAAAAGTATATGAAGCTCCATTGTGATGTTGCTCCACTTCCTCATGATAGTGAAGATTATCGGCTGATTGAGAAGTATCTCCTTACTACTCATGCCCCTACTCATACG GAATGGTCACTTGAACTGGAAGAAGTTTTCTCACTTGAGAGAGAAGGGGAATTTGATAAGTTTGCTCCATACCGAGAGAAGCTTAAAAACAGAATGCTCCTATGGCATG GTTCTCGGTTGACAAATTTTGTAGGAATAATTAGCCAAGGACTGAGAATAGCCCCTCCTGAAGCCCCAGCTACTGGCTATatg TTTGGCAAAGGGGTTTACTTTGCTGACCTTGTCAGTAAGAGTGCTCAGTATTGCTTTACTGATAAGAAAAATCCTGTTGGCCTAATGCTTCTTAGTGAAGTTGCTCTGGGGGAGATCTATGAGCTCAAAAAGGCCAAA TATATGGATAAACCTCCTGAAGGAAAGCACTCTACAAAAGGACTTGGCAAGAATATACCTCTGGAGTCGGAATATGTGAAGTGGAGAGATGACATTGTTGTCCCTTGTGGCAAACCTGTGCCATCAAAGGTGAAGGCATCTGAGCTGATGTACAATGAGTACATTGTTTACAATACAGCTCGG GTTAAGATGCAGTTCTTGTTGAAGGTGAGGTTTCATCACAAGAGGTGA
- the LOC142619886 gene encoding LOB domain-containing protein 29: MASGAGNNGSTATGTGTGTGTGSPCGACKFLRRKCATDCIFAPYFCSEQGPARFAAIHKVFGASNVSKLLLHVPVHDRCEAVVTIAYEAQARIRDPVYGCVAHIFSLQQQVACLQAQLLQVKAQLAQSLIDSRNVNIENQWPGNNVAGVPMVPTYPTYMNPISPQSSLESIDHSNDGMYMQEIQSCREDCSVQHCSKRRPYGNDWGELETLALRMMRN; the protein is encoded by the exons ATGGCATCTGGGGCTGGGAATAATGGAAGTACTGCCACTGGTACTGGTACTGGTACTGGTACTGGCTCTCCTTGTGGGGCATGCaagtttctcagaagaaagTGTGCCACAGATTGTATCTTTGCTCCTTATTTTTGCTCTGAACAAGGTCCTGCTAGATTTGCAGCCATTCACAAGGTGTTTGGTGCTAGTAATGTCTCCAAGCTTTTGTTGCATGTCCCAGTTCATGATCGCTGTGAGGCTGTTGTCACTATTGCCTATGAAGCTCAAGCAAGGATTAGAGACCCCGTTTATGGATGTGTGGCTCACATTTTTTCCTTGCAACAACAG gtgGCATGCTTGCAAGCACAATTGCTACAAGTGAAGGCTCAACTGGCTCAAAGCCTAATTGATTCGAGGAACGTTAACATAGAGAATCAGTGGCCAGGGAATAACGTTGCTGGGGTGCCAATGGTTCCAACTTATCCAACTTACATGAATCCCATTTCCCCTCAGAGCTCACTTGAGTCAATTGACCATAGCAATGATGGAATGTACATGCAAGAAATACAAAGCTGTAGAGAGGATTGCTCAGTCCAACATTGTTCTAAGAGAAGACCTTATGGCAATGACTGGGGTGAGCTTGAAACACTAGCCCTTAGAATGATGAGGAACTAA
- the LOC142618367 gene encoding uncharacterized protein LOC142618367 has protein sequence MGSTSKDLLHLEHKHNNPSTSPLESTLLVCKKDSFPQPQTPIPDGKPVTAPLPKSQVLGKVKDFLGVISEANERLQDGAKDNSENYDIEVLTGNESEIIEMDLMLGIADLHTPEAVAAAESAIAGCHPVIPLAASNSGTDSEDSSDNDSDDDDDDDGEACLPLNLKKSKSSQDHSLSKDVNQSEKRQKIVELS, from the exons atgggGAGTACAAGCAAAGACCTTCTTCACTTGGAGCACAAGCACAACAATCCTTCTACCTCACCCTTag AGTCTACACTTCTTGTTTGCAAAAAAGACTCATTTCCTCAACCCCAGACACCCATTCCTGATGGAAAGCCTGTTACTGCCCCTTTACCCAAAAGCCAAG TTTTGGGAAAAGTTAAAGACTTTTTAGGAGTGATATCAGAAGCTAATGAAAGGCTTCAAGATGGTGCAAAG GACAATTCTGAGAACTATGATATCGAAGTGCTCACTGGAAATGAATCTGAAATCATTGAAATG GATTTGATGCTTGGTATTGCTGATCTTCATACCCCTGaggctgttgctgctgctgaaTCTGCAATTGCTGGTTGTCACCCTGTGATTCCATTGGCTGCTAGCAATAGTGGGACAGATTCAGAAGATAGCAGTGATAAtgatagtgatgatgatgatgatgatgatggtgaagCATGCCTTCCCTTGAATCTTAAAAAATCAAAGTCTAGCCAAGACCATTCTTTGAGCAAAGATGTCAATCAATCAGAAAAGCGACAGAAGATTGTTGAGCTATCATGA